Below is a genomic region from Citrobacter europaeus.
ATTCAACGCGTTCAGCGTGGGCCGAGAAGAGTGTGAAATTGACGCCATGGCCGTCATACGTTGCACCATGGGGGGTGGCGTTGCCGGTTGCCAGTTGCGTCATTACCCCTCCCGAACCAGCCAGACCGTTGCCAGCGGCGGCAACGTGAGGCTCAGTGAGTTCTGACGACCATGACTGGCGATTTCATCGCTGTGCACCGCGCCGCCGTTGCCGGTATTACTGCCGTGGTAATGCGTCGAGTCGGTATTGAGGATCTCGCGCCATTTGCCCGGCTGGTTGATACCGAAGCGATAGCCGTGGCGAGGCACTGGCGTAAAGTTGCTGATAACGATGATTTCATTACCAACTTTGTCACGACGAACGAAAGCCAGCACCGAACGTTCTTTGTCATCCACCACCAGCCATTCAAAGCCATAGGCATCAAAGTCGAGCTCGTGCAGCGCTTTGTGGTGGCGATAGGTAAGGTTCAGATCGCGTACCAGACGCTGTACGCCGTGGTGCCAGTTATCACCGCCCTCCAGCAGATGCCAGTCGAGGCTGGCGTCATGGTTCCACTCACGCCCCTGAGCGAACTCATTGCCCATAAACAGCAGTTTCTTGCCCGGGAAGGCCCACATCCAGCCGTAATAGGCGCGCAGGTTGGCGAACTTCTGCCATGCGTCTCCCGGCATGCGGTCGAGAATGGATTTTTTACCGTGTACCACTTCATCGTGCGACAGCGGCAGGACGAAGTTTTCGGTGTAGTTGTACAGCATGCCGAAGGTCAGCTTGTCGTGATGGTACTGACGATGAATCGGATCCAGCTTCATGTAGTCCAGCGTGTCGTGCATCCAGCCGAGGTTCCACTTATACCAGAACCCTAAACCGCCCATGTCCTGCGGCCTTGAGACGCCGGCAAAGTCGGTGGACTCTTCCGCCATGCTCACCGCACCTGGCACCTGCTCGCCAAGAATTCGGTTGGTATTGCGTAAAAACTCAATGGCTTCGAGGTTTTCACGACCGCCAAATTCGTTCGGGACCCATTCCCCTTCTTTACGGCTGTAGTCGCGATAAATCATCGACGCCACGGCATCCACGCGTAGCGCATCGATACCAAAGCGTTCAATCCAGTACAGGGCGTTGCCCACCAGGTAGTTGCTGACTTCACGGCGACCATAGTTGTAGATCAGCGTGTTCCAGTCCTGGTGATACCCTTCTCGCGGGTCGCTGTGCTCATACAGGTTGGTGCCATCAAACTCTGCCAGACCAAAGTCGTCCGACGGGAAATGGCCCGGCACCCAGTCGAGAATGACGTTCAGTCCGGCCTGATGCGCGGCATTCACAAAATAGCGGAAATCATCACGCGTCCCAAAGCGACGGGTCGGCGCATACATGCCGGTAGGCTGGTAGCCCCAGCTACCGTCGAACGGATGCTCGTTAATCGGCAACAGTTCGAGATGAGTAAAGCCCATCCACTTGGCGTAAGGCACCAGTTGATCCGCCAGCTCACGGTAGCTTAGCCAGAAGTTGTTATCGGTATGACGACGCCATGAACCCAGGTGCACTTCATAGATAGAGATCGGCGCATCAAACTGGTTGGCTTTTTTGCGCTCCTCGCTTTGCACCACTTTTTCCGGCAGGCCGCAGATAAGCGACGCGGTTTCCGGGCGCATTTGCGCTTCGAAGGCGTAAGGATCCGCTTTGATTCGCAGCTTACCGTTCGCATCGATCATCTCGTATTTATACAGCTGACCCTGTTGCGCACCGGGGATAAACAGCTCCCAGATACCGCTTTCTTTGCGCAGGCGCATCGGATGGCGACGGCCATCCCAGTAGTTGAACTGCCCAACCACTGACACACGTTGAGCGTTAGGCGCCCAGACGGAGAAGCGTGTACCGGTTACGCCATCCATGGTATCCGCATGCGCGCCCAGCGTTTCGTAAGGTCGCAGGTGCGTACCTTCAGATAACAGCCAGGCATCCATATCCTGGATCAGCGGGCCAAAACGATAAGGGTCATCAATCAGATTCTGTTGTCCATGCCAGACAACGGCCAACTGATAGCGAAAGAAATTTTTACGGCGGGGAAGTACAGCACAGAAAAAACCGCGAGAGTCGAGGCAATCCAGCTTGCCGACTTTACGTCCGGTTTTGGGTTCGATCACCCACACTTCGGTGGCGTCAGGTAATAGGGCGCGGACTTCAAGTCCAGCATCAGTTTGGTGCATACCGAGTACGGAAAAAGGATCCGCAAAATGGCCTGCAATTAGCGCATTAATCACGTCTCTATCGATACGAACGGACATGGTTGTCATCCTGTTTTATGGTGTCACCCCTTCCAACTGATTTTCGACATCAGGTAGTGACACTTTTTTTGACCTGAACGGCGCAGCACAATTGTGCATCCTCTCTGCGTCGTCCCACCTTCAGGCAACAACTTAATACCTCCGGTACTAAGTCACCCTTAAAGAATAGCCAATGCTTTATCTTACTCCTGGTAAAAAATGAAACATCTGCGCTTACTCCTGTATTACGCAAAAAAAGGGGTGATTCCTCACCCCTTGATCGTTAACAAACTATTACGCCAATTGGCGCAGCATACGGCGCAATGGCTCCGCAGCCCCCCACAGCAACTGGTCGCCTACGGTAAAGGCTGACAGGAACTCTGGCCCCATATTCAGCTTACGCAGACGGCCTACTGGCGTGGTCAGCGTGCCGGTAACGGCCGCCGGGGTTAACTCACGCATAGTGATATCCCGATCGTTTGGCACGACTTTGGCCCACGGATTGTGCGCCGCCAGCAGTTCTTCCACGGTCGGAATAGACACATCTTTTTTCAGTTTAATGGTGAACGCCTGGCTGTGGCAGCGCAGCGCGCCGACGCGCACGCACAGACCATCGACCGGGATCACAGAAGACGTATCAAGAATTTTGTTGGTTTCGGCCTGTCCCTTCCACTCTTCACGGCTCTGACCGTTATCAAGCTGTTTGTCGATCCACGGAATCAGGCTACCGGCCAGCGGTACGCCAAAGTTATCAACCGGCAGTTCACCGCTGCGGGACAGGGCCGTCACTTTGCGTTCGATATCGAGAATAGCAGAGGAAGGGGTCGCCAGTTCATCGGCCACATGGCCATACAGATGACCCATCTGGGACAACAGTTCGCGCATATGACGCGCGCCGCCGCCGGAAGCCGCCTGATAGGTCGCCACGGAAACCCAGTCAACCAGGTCATTGGCAAACAGGCCACCAAGGGACATCAGCATCAGGCTAACGGTACAGTTTCCGCCGACAAAGGTCTTAATTCCTTTATTCAGGCCGTCAGTAATGACATCCTGGTTAACCGGATCGAGAATGATGATGGCATCGTCTTTCATACGCAGCGAAGAGGCCGCGTCAATCCAGTAACCCTGCCAACCGCTTTCACGAAGCTTTGGATAGATTTCGTTGGTATAATCGCCGCCCTGACAGGTCACGATGATATCGAGCGCCTTCAGCGCGTCCAGATCAAAAGCGTCCTGAAGCGTGCCGGTCGCGGTTCCACCGAACGTCGGTGCCGCCTGCCCGAGCTGGGAAGTAGAAAAGAAAACAGGGCGAATGGCGTCGAAGTCACGCTCCTCAACCATGCGTTGCATGAGTACAGAGCCGACCATACCGCGCCAGCCGATAAAACCAACATTTTTCATAGCGTTTTTTCCTGCAGAGATGTGTGCTGTGTATGCTAACCAGTATCCTACTGGCCTATCCTTCACCATACAAAAAGCAGCCAAAGTCGCAAGTGAAATTAATCAATGATAGCGAAGCCATCAGTAATGCGACTTATCCCGCTGCGCAAGCAAGCAGAAAGTCCGCGGTAATTATCAGGGAATTTGAGTTATGAATGAAATCATTTCAGCGGCAGTTTTATTGATCCTGATTATGGATCCGCTCGGAAATCTGCCCATTTTCATGTCCGTATTGAAACATACCGAACCAAAACGCCGTCGCGCGATTATGATTCGCGAGCTGTTCATTGCGCTGTTGGTGATGCTGATATTCCTGTTTGCGGGCGAGAAAATTCTGGCATTTCTGAACCTGCGCGCGGAGACCGTGTCGATTTCCGGGGGCATTATTTTATTCCTGATCGCCATCAAGATGATTTTCCCCAGCGCCACCGGGAATAGCACCGGACTTCCAGCAGGCGAAGAGCCGTTTATCGTACCGCTGGCGATTCCGCTGGTCGCCGGTCCGACAATCCTGGCGTCATTAATGCTGTTGTCACATCAGTACCCAAATCAGATGGGGCATCTGGTGATTGCGCTGCTGATCGCCTGGGGCGGGACATTCGTGATTTTGCTGCAGTCTTCGCTGTTTTTACGCCTGCTGGGGGAGAAAGGGGTTAACGCGCTGGAGCGCCTGATGGGATTGATTCTGGTGATGATGGCAACCCAGATGTTCCTCGACGGCGTGCGGATGTGGATGAAGGGGTAACGCACTCACTTTACGCCGGGTGGCGGCTTCGCCTTACCCGGCCTACGGTGTTGATATGTTGCTCGTTTGTAGGCCCGGTAAGCGCTAGCGCCACCGGGCAATCAGCGCCGTGAATGTGTTTATGAGAAACACCTCAATCATTTAAGTCTCTGAAAAAGCGTATTTTCATTTCTGCGAAGCGCCTTCCGGAATGCCCTCTTGTCAGCATCACGGATAAGCATTATCTTCTCGCTGCACCTGCAAAATCAGGTGCCAGAATTAGCCTTCTGAACTCCTTCATCGGTGACGCAAGTATTTTTGTGTCGCACGCTTAGGTACACTCCAATGGTGGACCGGGCGGGGGCGTCGCAAGACGCGCCGGTATCCGATGAGGCCGGTAAGGCTAACCCTGTTCGGCTCCACCTCCAGTGAGATTAGCCTCTCCAGTGGTGGATGAAAATCACTCATCGGAGGCTGCCCTATGGCAACGACCCCTCTCTTTTCACACTCTTTATTTACCCTGCCCTTTAGCCATGCCACGGACTTCACCGAGTTGGCGGATAACTGTGAGCGTTTTGTCGAAGGGCTTGTTGAATGTCATGACCCTGTTGAAAAACTGGCGATTTGTGCGCGCCTGTCGGCCTGTCTGGCACTACTGCAACCAACCTTAACGGAACCTGTACCGCAGCATCTACAGGCCAGCCTGACGGTAGAAACCTTACCGACCCGCTCTCCCCTCTTTGAACCCGAACCAGATCAGATGGGGCGTTACTGCCAACTTTTGACGCATTTACTGATGAGTAAAACGCTGTCTGACGAGATGGAACGCGTGGCGGGTGATTTACTGCAGGATTTAGTGGGCTATTTCGCCGATACGCTAAAAGCGCCGCGTTGGTTGAAAACCGAGGATGGTGTGATGGTGCTGTAAAAAAGCCGGGTAGCGCTTGCGCTTACCCGGCCTACGGTGTGGATATGTGCTCAATTCCAGGCCCGGTAAGCGCAAGCGCCACCGGGCAATACCATCAGCTCAACAGCTGGAAGGCAATCATACCGACAATCGCACCGACCGTGCCGAGGATGGTTTCCATCATCGTCCAGGTCTTCAGGGTTTGCGCTTCGGTCGCGCCGGTAAATTTACCGAACAACCAGAAGCCCGCGTCGTTAACGTGACTGACGACGATAGAGCCACCCGCGATACAGATAGACAGCGCTGCCATCTGGGCCCCGGAGTAGTTCAGTTGCTCAATCACCGGCATCACCAGACCGACCGCCGTTAAGCAGGCCACGGTCGCGGAACCCTGAATGATACGCACCGCCGCCGCCAGCACGAAGCAGGTGATGGCAATCGGCAGGCCCATGCCGGTTAATGCTTCACCCAGTGCCGGACCCACGCCGGAATCCACCAGTACCTGTTTGAACACACCGCCCGCACCAATCACCAGCAGAATAATTCCCGCCGGCTGCAGCGCATGCCCGCAGATCTCCATCACGCGGTCTTTTGGCATGCCCTGGCGAATCGCCAGACCGTAAATCGCCACCAGACACGCCACCAGAATCGCGGTAAACGGGTGACCGATAAACTCGAACCATTCGTAGGTTGAAGAACCGACCGGCACAAAGCGTGCGGCGATAGTTTTCAGGCCAACCAGCACCAGCGGCAGCAGGATAAGCGATAAACTGAAGCCAAAGGATGGCATTTTGCCTTCACCCAGATGCGGCTCGGTAATGTCTTCCGGTACGTGCAGCTCAACATAACGGCTGATGAAGTTACCCCACAGCGGCCCGGCGATAATCATGCCCGGAATCGCGGCGCACAGACCAATCAGGATCATCCAGCCAAAGTCGGCGTGCATCTGAGAGGCCAGCAGCATTGGCGCAGGCCCTGGCAGCAGGAATGCTGCGGCAGCCGCCACGCCCGCAAACAGCGGAATGACCAGCTTTACAAGGTTAGTACCGGTGTGGCGCGCCATTGAGAACGCCACGCTAATCAGCAGCACAATTGCCACCTCAAAGAACAGCGGCAGCGCGCAAATCAGACCGGCCAGGCCAATCGCGTAATGCGCGCGGCTGTGACCGAAAGATTTCAGCATTTTGACGGCAATCTGATCGACCGCCCCCGTCTCATGCAAAATCTTGCCGAACATCGCCCCCAGCGCCACAACAATCGCCAGAAAACCGAGCGTGCCTCCCATCCCTTTTTCCATGGTCGCAGCGATTTTATCGAGCGGCATACCGGAAAAGAGACCTGCACCAATGGATACCACCATCAAAGCAACGAAAGCGTGCATACGCGCCTTCATCACTAAAAACAGCAGTAATAAAACGGACCCTACTGCTGTTAAAACAAGCGTTAATGTACTCACTACTTACTGCCCTGGTTAATAACCTCAATGGTGCTGGCGACCACACCGTCCAGTGGTTGATCGATATCGACCACCAGTACATCGTTTTCATTGGCACCCGGTTCTTCCAGCGCTTCAAACTGGGTCACCAGCATCTGCGTTTTGAAGAAGTGGCCTTTACGCGCCTTCAGGCGGCTTTCGATAACGTCAAAATCCCCTTTCAGATAGATGAAAGAGAGGTTTGGATTACCGTCGCGCAGCTGGTCGCGGTAGACTTTTTTCAGGGCGGAACAGACGATCAGCGAAACTTTATTGGTCCGCTGCATCGCGAAGGCGGCGTCATTCAGCGCCTGTAACCACGGTTTACGGTCGTCATCGTTAAGTGGCTCACCGGAAGCCATTTTCATGATGTTGCTGCGCGGATGGAGAAAATCGCCATCAAGAAACGCGGCCTGCAGTTGATGCGCCACTTCGCTGGCGACAGCAGATTTACCGCTGCCCGATACGCCCATCAGAACGTAAACGTGGTGATCATGATTAGTCGTGCTCAAAGCGTTGCCCCCACTGGTACAAGAATCAGGAAATTGTTACGGGTAACTGTTATCGGTAACATTGTCCAGCCGGATAAATAGAGAAGCAATATCCATTCGTGCTCGAAGTGTATAAGTGTGAGCTACTTCAAAGTTGTTGGCTTAAATAGATCCGCCCGGTGACAAGGTGAAACCTAAATCTAACATTTTAGGTGTGACTGCTTCACCACGAATGCGCGCCAGCAGGCGCTCTGCGCCAATGCTGCCCATTCGCTCACGCGGCGTGAGCACGCTCGCCAGACGCGGCTCCATCACCTGTCCAATGTCGTGACCGTGGAATCCGGCAATCGCCATATCATCAGGGATTTTCAGCCCTAAACGCTGACATTCGAAAGCCGCCCCTACCGCCAGGTCATCGTTGGTACAGAAGACGCCATCAAGCTGCGGGTATTCACGTCGCGCCTGACGAATGAGTTCAATACCGGATGAGTAGGAAGAAGACTGCTCCACCATCACGCTATACGGCACCAGGTCAGCATCGCGCATTGCCTGCTCGTAGCCTCTCTGTTTGATGATAGTACGTTCATCAAGACGTGCGCCAAGATAGGCAACATGACGGTGCCCACGCGCGATAATAGCGGCGGTCATCTGGCGCGCGGCCTCGAAGTTGTCGAAGCCGACGGCAATATCCAGACACGGTGACTGGCTGTCCATCAGTTCAACCACCGGGATACCCGCAACCTCAATCATTTTCAGCGTACGGGGCGTATGGCTACGTTCGGTGAGGATCAGGCCATCAATATTCCACGACAGCATCGACTCCAGGCGCTCTTGTTCCATCTCAGGCTTATAGCCGTAGTGCGCGAGCATAGTTTGATAACCATGGGCGTCGGTGACGGCCTCAATGCCGCGTAGCACTTCAGCAAAAACCTGGTTAGTAAGAGAGGGTAACAGCACGCCGATCGCGCGGCTGGTGGCGTTAGAAAGGATATCAGGAGCGCGATTGGGAATATAACCCAGCTCATCAAGTGCAGCGGCAATTTTGCCCCGCAGCGCCACGGAGACCTGCTCCGGGTTACGCAAAAAGCGACTGACCGTCATTTTGGTCACGCCCACGCGGTCGGCTACATCCTGAAGTACGGGTCTTTTCTTTTTCATCGTCCTGAAGCGTTAAAAAGGGATAGATTCCCCCAGTTTACCACGGACGTGCGTGAACCTTCGCAGAGAAAAAAAGGAGTTTTTTATTGTGAGAAATACACAAAATCATTCGAGTTGCATCAAGGCGGCGACGCAGTAAATCCCCGGGAGCGTACATTAAGTACGCGACCGGGGTGAGCGAGGAAAGCCAACACAGATGTAGCTTGAAGGATGCCGTGTATTTTTAGACTGGCGGCAGGTCAAACAGTAACACTTCACTGTCGCTGTCGGCATGAATCGAAATTGCCTGTTCATCCCAGATGGCCAGACCGTCGCTGGTGGTCGCTTTGGTGCCATTAATGGTGACATTGCCTTTTACCACCTGGATCCAGACGCGGCGTTCAGCGGCAATTTGATGCACCGACTGCTCATCTTTGACCAGCGCCCAACGGTACAACTCCATATCCTGGTAAACTTTCAGCGAACCATCACGGGCATCCGGCGACAGCACCAGTTGTTTACCCTGGGCGGCATCGAAACGGCGCTGTTCATAGCGCGGCTTAATACCGTTTTCCTGCGGCATGATCCAGATCTGATACAGATGCAGTTTCTCAGTATTGCTCGGGTTATACTCCGAATGACGGATCCCCGTCCCGGCGCTCATAATCTGAAACTCACCGGCCGGAACCTGCTCTTTGTTGCCCATGCTGTCCTGATGCTCCACTGCACCTTCCAGCACATAGGTCAGGATTTCCATGTCTTTATGGGGGTGAGTGCCAAAGCCCTGGCCTGCGTCGATTACATCATCGTTAATCACGCGCAGTGCCGAGAACCCCATAAAGTTCGGGTCATAGTAGTTGGCAAAAGAGAAGGTATGCCAGGAATCGAGCCAGCCATGATTAGCGTGGCCACGGTCATTAGCTTTGCGTAAATAGATCATTGTGTTCACCCCCAGATGTTTTCGATGGAGTAAGTGTGGACTCAATCCGTCTGGGATCATAGAGGGTGAAAATTGACTCCTCTGTTCAAAAAATATGAACAAGCCCAGAGGAGTCTGTGCAGGCTATTTGGCGAGGGTTATCGTGGCAGGCATTGCCTGTTCAAAGGCGCGTTCGAGGATTTCCAGGTTGGTAAGAACTTCAGATTCCTTGACGTAATTAGGCGTACCGGCCGTCAGCGTCTGGTACAGCGCATCATAGACGCGACCGTAGTCTCCCACTTCCGGCTTCACCTCTTCTTTCACCGTGATGCCGTCATCGTTGACATATTCCAGCATTCCAATGGAATCATCGGCAGCGAAACCTGGCTCACCTGGCATGATATTAGCCTTCAGGCTGGTTTCCTGCTGGTCGATGCCGTACTTCACAAACGAGCCTTTGGTGCCATGGACGATAAACTTCGGATAGTCGATTTTCACCAGATGACTGGTTTTAACAATGGCTTTCAGGTCGCCGTAAAACAGCTGCGCTTCAAAGGTATCGTCCTGGTTCGCTTTGTTGCGTAGGCTGCGGATGTCATAGGCCACATGATCGGGACGTCCGAACAGCGAGATAATCTGATCCATGGTGTGTACGCCCAGACCATAAAACGCGCCGTCCTGCGGCAGCCCCGGCTTGGTCTCTGCTTCGGGACGGTAGTAATCGAAATGGCTTTCAACTTCAACAATCTTGCCGAGCTTGCCGCTCTCAATCGCTTTTTTAGCGGTGAGGAAACAGGAGTCAAAACGACGATTCTGATACGGCGTAACGGTCAGTCCTTTGCTTTGCGCCAGCTCAAACAACTCTTTTGCTTGCGCAAGCGTTGGGGTGAAGGGTTTCTCAACCAGCACATTTTTACCCGCTTCCAGCGCGCGTTTGGCGTATTCAAAATGGCTGTCAGCATGGGTACAGACGATCACCAGCTTCACCTGCGGATCGTTTAAGATCTCGTCGAGGTCACTGGTGAAGTGAATATGGGAATACTGCGGCGCCTGCTCTTCCGGCTTGGCGTTGCGGCGGAAAATGTGCGCAACGTGCCAGCTATTTTTGCGATTGAGGACGTACGGCAAATGGTAGCGAGTGGTGCTTTTACCAAAACCAATAAATGCGCAGTGTAAGGTCATGAGACGATCCTTTTGAAAGTGATTGTCTACACCATAGCGCAAAGCGGCTGGAGACTGAATGTTGGATTCTTTGCCGGATGGCGGCGGAGCCTTATCCGGCCTACAAAACCCAGGTCTCAGCTGTAGGCCGGATAAGCGCAAGCGCCATCCGGCATCATCCCGGGGACAAAATGACAAGTAAGCCAGGCAGAAACAAAACCAAAAAAAAAGCCAGCGCAAGGCTGGCTAAAGTAATACTGGAAGCAATGTGAGCAATGTCGTGCTTTCAGGTTCTCCGTAGGGGTTCCCCTGAACGCAGAGCAATAATAATCATTCTCATTCGCACTTGTCTACTTCTTTTTGCAAAAAAATGCAGTTGACGGGATTTTCTTTCTCAGCGAGTGTAAATACACAATTAACCCTGCAGGAGATAAGGAATGAGTGAAATAGTGATACGCCACGCTGAACCAAAAGATTACGACGCAATTCGTCAGATCCACGCTCAGCCGGAGGTGTACCACAACACGCTACAGGTTCCTCATCCTTCCCTCGAGATGTGGCAGGCGCGGCTAACCGAGCAAGCCGGGGTTAAACAACTGGTTGCCTGCATTGACGATATCGTCGTGGGGCATCTCTGTATTGAGGTTGCGCAGCGCCCACGCCGCAGCCACGTGGCCGATTTTGGTATCTGCGTGGATGCCCGGTGGCACAATCGCGGCGTTGCCAGCGCGCTGATCCGCACGATGATCGACATGTGCGACAACTGGCTGCGCGTCGAGCGTATTGAGCTAACGGTATTTGTTGATAATGAGCCTGCCGTGGCGGTGTATAAGAAATACGGCTTTGAAATCGAAGGCACCGGTAAGAAATACGGCCTGCGCAACGGTGAGTATGTTGATGCCTACTTTATGGCACGCGTGAAATAAATTTAAGGGCGAGTCGTATCGCCCTGCTTATTGAAAGGACGCAATAGTGAAAAAGTACCTTCCCCTGGTGTTGCTGGCAACGCTCTCCCCTGCTTTTGCCACTACCGTACAAAATCTCGATTCCGTACCCAGCGCCATTCAACACCCGGAAGGCAAACAGATTTTCGCTGAGCAAATGGCGGGAGCAACACCCGCGAAAGGATTTGGCGAGCTTCCGCAGGGATTATCCGAGGACCAGTGGATTGCCTGGGTTGCGCCGAATGAGGATCCTGACAACCTGATCCTCACGGGTGCCAAAGCCTGGGGCAAAGACGGCAAATATATTGGCGTCGCTTGTTTCGCTGACAATCAGGCGGATGCCGGGCAGGCAAAGAAATACGCGGATAACACCTGTCCTGAAAACTACAGCAACGGGCGCGCTAATAAATTATATCTCGGCGTTTTTTCCTGGCAGAACCAACGGCTAACGCCGATTGCACGTTCGGAAAAACCGTTAAACCAACTCTCGGAGTGGAATAAAGCCGCCGAAAAAGAGAGCGATGATGAGTCCGTCAGACCGCTGGCTTATTATACAAAACTGGATCTGGCACCGTACCGGATCGCCCCCGATACCCTGGCGTTCGGGGTGCGTGGTGGATACTCTGATGCGTATTCCGGCGGCGGCGCATTTTACGAAGTGCTGGAGCTCTATACGATCAAAGACAACAGGATAATCAACGTGTATTCCGACCTTGTTTATCAATATACGGACATCGCCGGAGACTGGAATAAAGACGGCACAAGGCAGCACGACATCAGCGAAAGCAAGTACATTCTCAAAATGCGCTCGGCAAAGACGCACGGATTTTATGATTTAGAACGCGTTAACCTGCAGGATAAAAGCAGCCAAATATTCCGCTGGTCTGAGTCACTGCAGGGATATGCGCCATAACCAACCAGTCAGGCCTACACCACTTAGAACGCTGTAGGCCATTATTCTTAGTATCCCGCCGTTAAATCATCCACGGAACGCGGGTCAGACGCGCCATACAGTGCGCCATCCGGTCCAACCATAATGCTCTGCGTGCTGCCCATCGCCTCTTTCAGCGCGACTTTCTGTCCTTTTTGCTCCAGCAACTTGATTGTATCCGGGCTGAAGCCCTTCTCGATGCGCAGTTCATCCGGTAACCACTGATGATGGAAGCGCGGCGCGTTGGTCGCTTCGGCGACGTTCATCCCGAAATCAATGCTGTTGACTACCATTTGCAGCACGGTTGTGATAATTCGACTCCCGCCAGGGCTGCCGGTAACCAGCCAGGTTTTCCCGTCTTTTACCACGATAGTCGGTGACATCGACGACAGCGGGCGCTTTTTCGGCCCAACCGCGTTAGCATCGCCGCCCACCAGTCCATAAACGTTTGGCACGCCCGGCTTAGCGGAGAAATCATCCATTTCATTATTGAGCAGGATACCGGTGTTACCCGCCACGATGCCGGTCCCGAAGGTGGTATTCAGGGTATAGGTCACCGCCACGGCATTGCCGTCTTTATCCACCACCGAGAAGTGAGTGGTCTGGTTGCTTTCATACGGGGCGAGCTTGCCTGGTTTGATCTGGCTGGAAGGCTTAGCCTTGTTGATATCAATTTGATCCGCAAGCGTTTTAGCATAGGCTTTGTTGGTCAGTGCCTGCCACGGCACTTTCACAAAATCCGGGTCGCCCAGATACTCTGAACGGTCGGCGTAAGCATATTTCTCCGCTTCAGCCATGACCTGCATGGCGTCGGCGCTGCCAAACCCGTACTTCTTCATGTCGAAGTT
It encodes:
- a CDS encoding oxidoreductase; amino-acid sequence: MTLHCAFIGFGKSTTRYHLPYVLNRKNSWHVAHIFRRNAKPEEQAPQYSHIHFTSDLDEILNDPQVKLVIVCTHADSHFEYAKRALEAGKNVLVEKPFTPTLAQAKELFELAQSKGLTVTPYQNRRFDSCFLTAKKAIESGKLGKIVEVESHFDYYRPEAETKPGLPQDGAFYGLGVHTMDQIISLFGRPDHVAYDIRSLRNKANQDDTFEAQLFYGDLKAIVKTSHLVKIDYPKFIVHGTKGSFVKYGIDQQETSLKANIMPGEPGFAADDSIGMLEYVNDDGITVKEEVKPEVGDYGRVYDALYQTLTAGTPNYVKESEVLTNLEILERAFEQAMPATITLAK
- the yhhY gene encoding N-acetyltransferase; amino-acid sequence: MSEIVIRHAEPKDYDAIRQIHAQPEVYHNTLQVPHPSLEMWQARLTEQAGVKQLVACIDDIVVGHLCIEVAQRPRRSHVADFGICVDARWHNRGVASALIRTMIDMCDNWLRVERIELTVFVDNEPAVAVYKKYGFEIEGTGKKYGLRNGEYVDAYFMARVK
- the yhhW gene encoding quercetin 2,3-dioxygenase, with the translated sequence MIYLRKANDRGHANHGWLDSWHTFSFANYYDPNFMGFSALRVINDDVIDAGQGFGTHPHKDMEILTYVLEGAVEHQDSMGNKEQVPAGEFQIMSAGTGIRHSEYNPSNTEKLHLYQIWIMPQENGIKPRYEQRRFDAAQGKQLVLSPDARDGSLKVYQDMELYRWALVKDEQSVHQIAAERRVWIQVVKGNVTINGTKATTSDGLAIWDEQAISIHADSDSEVLLFDLPPV